Proteins from a genomic interval of Nocardia sp. BMG51109:
- a CDS encoding aminoglycoside phosphotransferase family protein — MITPANSSEMVLVRACKQVGLTYEDAALLRAHSASVYLLPRESTVARISSYEHQGVQAKASVAIARWLVEQDFPATEPLLDHAIEVDSSVVTFWRYYSQKGREKPPARALGLILRRLHGLRPPPFRLPAYQPLMGLLRALERPNVLGDDDRAWLKERAEFLIQQYYQLDSHLGVGFVHGDAYRGNTLWGPHGVLLGDWDEASVAPRELDLVNIYQGVRYGVSDDVFDEFTAAYGWDVREWSGFTVLREMRDLHTLTGFVRRSVAEPGAAEELRRRTESLRYPKPEAGVLWRSST, encoded by the coding sequence GTGATCACACCGGCCAACTCCAGTGAAATGGTCCTGGTTCGAGCCTGCAAGCAAGTCGGCCTGACGTATGAGGATGCCGCTTTGCTCCGGGCGCACTCGGCGTCGGTTTACCTGCTGCCACGCGAAAGTACGGTGGCCAGGATCAGCTCGTACGAGCATCAGGGGGTGCAGGCGAAGGCATCGGTTGCGATTGCGCGCTGGCTGGTTGAGCAAGACTTCCCGGCCACAGAGCCGCTGCTCGACCACGCCATCGAGGTCGATAGCTCGGTGGTGACCTTCTGGCGGTACTACTCCCAGAAAGGGCGGGAGAAACCACCAGCCAGAGCGCTTGGCCTGATTCTGCGGCGTCTTCATGGGCTCCGCCCGCCGCCCTTCCGCTTACCGGCCTATCAGCCGCTGATGGGCCTGCTGCGCGCCTTGGAACGGCCAAACGTGCTCGGCGATGACGACCGAGCCTGGCTGAAAGAGCGGGCAGAGTTTCTTATCCAGCAGTACTACCAGCTCGATTCTCATCTTGGCGTGGGATTTGTTCATGGCGACGCCTACCGCGGCAATACCTTGTGGGGGCCGCATGGCGTGCTGCTCGGTGATTGGGACGAAGCGTCAGTTGCGCCGAGAGAGCTTGATCTGGTGAATATTTACCAGGGTGTACGCTATGGCGTCAGCGATGACGTTTTCGATGAATTCACGGCAGCGTACGGCTGGGACGTGCGCGAGTGGTCTGGCTTCACGGTACTGCGCGAAATGCGCGATCTCCATACACTGACGGGCTTTGTCCGGCGGTCCGTTGCTGAGCCGGGAGCGGCAGAGGAATTACGGCGGCGGACTGAGTCGTTGCGGTATCCGAAACCGGAAGCGGGCGTGCTGTGGCGATCTTCAACGTAA
- a CDS encoding XRE family transcriptional regulator encodes MVRGREWTGFEAAALQEAMRKSVRDFAALLGLETTTVNNWRTGLGSVKPRTATQEMLDTMLDLRASDDDRARFEEIVGEGEAVWRQRHSDDAHAGRAQTVLDRYAIRNDAVSREQPTPDDFARAADASFTFAQWAVTSPADQLSIEGIHYELGRIAVSYVHGALPPLFRDLQLLRDHIWQLLRDRPHPRKSRELFFLGGVTVLLLAHVTDNLSNSVVAMRQANAAAALAEQADHPGLKAWIAGTQALIAEWNRHPVGALNFARRGLPFAAPGHQRVRLAAIEARNAARLGKADDTHAALRQTRLAMDHAPGADDLQQFGGVLHFPATKALYYAGSTYALLGDFVDAERYALDAIAGYESGPSEDRSYGDEALARTDVAAARIMRGEIDGAHDALTPVLALPPSQRIYSITDGVERVGAAIDASRYARDPAALSLHQEIAVFDPSTDLRAM; translated from the coding sequence ATGGTCAGAGGGCGGGAGTGGACCGGGTTCGAAGCAGCAGCGCTGCAAGAAGCGATGCGCAAATCAGTGCGGGACTTCGCTGCCTTACTCGGCCTGGAGACGACGACGGTCAACAACTGGCGGACTGGCCTTGGCAGTGTGAAGCCGCGCACAGCGACGCAGGAGATGCTGGACACTATGCTCGACCTGCGGGCGAGCGACGATGACCGAGCGCGGTTCGAGGAGATCGTGGGTGAAGGGGAGGCGGTGTGGCGGCAGCGGCATAGCGACGATGCTCATGCTGGTAGGGCGCAGACCGTACTTGACAGGTATGCGATCCGAAACGATGCCGTCTCTCGAGAGCAGCCCACCCCTGACGATTTCGCTCGAGCGGCGGACGCCTCATTCACCTTCGCGCAGTGGGCTGTTACGAGCCCCGCGGATCAATTGTCGATCGAGGGCATTCACTATGAACTCGGCCGAATTGCCGTCAGTTATGTGCATGGCGCGCTGCCGCCGTTGTTTCGGGATTTGCAGCTGCTGCGCGACCATATTTGGCAGCTGCTGCGGGATCGTCCGCATCCGCGTAAGAGCCGTGAACTGTTCTTTCTCGGGGGCGTGACCGTCCTTCTACTCGCCCACGTGACGGACAATCTCAGTAATTCAGTCGTGGCCATGCGACAGGCCAACGCTGCCGCTGCCCTTGCGGAACAGGCTGACCATCCCGGCCTCAAGGCATGGATCGCCGGTACCCAAGCCCTCATCGCTGAATGGAACAGGCATCCCGTCGGGGCATTGAATTTCGCCAGGCGTGGCCTGCCGTTTGCTGCGCCGGGGCATCAGCGGGTGCGGCTGGCTGCCATCGAGGCACGTAATGCTGCCCGTCTCGGCAAGGCCGATGACACCCACGCAGCGTTGCGTCAAACCCGGCTGGCCATGGACCACGCCCCAGGAGCTGACGATCTTCAGCAGTTCGGCGGCGTGCTGCATTTCCCAGCCACCAAAGCGCTCTACTACGCCGGAAGCACCTACGCGCTGCTCGGTGATTTTGTCGACGCCGAACGCTACGCCCTGGACGCCATCGCCGGGTACGAGTCCGGACCGAGCGAGGACCGGAGCTACGGCGACGAGGCGCTGGCACGGACGGACGTCGCGGCGGCCCGCATCATGCGCGGCGAGATTGACGGCGCGCATGATGCCCTGACACCGGTGCTGGCTCTGCCGCCAAGCCAACGAATCTACTCGATTACCGACGGCGTGGAGCGGGTAGGTGCTGCCATAGACGCGAGCCGATACGCGCGTGATCCGGCCGCACTCAGCCTGCACCAGGAGATCGCTGTGTTTGATCCATCGACTGACTTGAGGGCTATGTGA
- the ltrA gene encoding group II intron reverse transcriptase/maturase — MNTGESWPDFDEAWSRVRRMQAKLHWWAIRDPGRVFEDLHNLVSDPAFLVHAWERVRSNKGGRTAGVDGVKPASIPRNSMVLLSRLRTELKDRSFRPDRVREKSIPKPGSTDKKRRLGIPTAGDRIVQAALKLVLEPIFEADFQPGSYGFRPNRRAQDAIAEIHLFGNRGYTWVLEADIEACFDRIDHTALMDRMRHRIRDKRVLALVKSFLKAGILSEDGIDREALTGTPQGGILSPLLANIALSVLDDHYQHKWDAFSAGKPSPNAGWQGRQRERRNGGATYRLVRYADDFVVLVNGERHHAEQARTEVADILAPMGLTLSEPKTHVVHMDTGFDFLGWRIQRRTKPGTVNKAVIHTYPSKKSLASIMRKVKFHTRRSAPYKTLADMLFHLNRTVRGWCLYFRHGVSFATYRYLQHYTWVRAMRWLYKRHSRLSWRKVLRRYCTPAPMRRPAENGIVLYNPTDTGIERYRWRGYTIPTPWSNAAQRLATTTPA, encoded by the coding sequence GTGAATACGGGTGAATCGTGGCCGGACTTCGACGAAGCCTGGTCGCGAGTACGGCGGATGCAGGCCAAACTGCACTGGTGGGCGATCCGGGATCCGGGTCGCGTGTTCGAGGATCTGCACAATCTGGTGAGTGATCCGGCGTTTCTGGTGCATGCCTGGGAACGGGTGCGTAGCAACAAAGGTGGCCGAACCGCCGGGGTTGATGGGGTGAAGCCTGCCTCGATCCCGAGGAACTCGATGGTCTTGTTGTCGCGGCTGCGAACGGAGTTGAAGGACCGGAGCTTCCGTCCGGACCGGGTCCGGGAGAAGTCGATTCCGAAACCGGGCAGCACGGACAAGAAGCGCCGGTTGGGGATACCGACCGCAGGCGACCGCATTGTTCAGGCGGCGTTGAAGTTGGTACTCGAGCCGATCTTCGAGGCGGATTTCCAGCCCGGTTCCTACGGGTTCCGCCCGAATCGTCGCGCTCAGGACGCGATCGCCGAGATTCACTTGTTCGGCAACCGGGGTTACACCTGGGTGCTGGAGGCCGATATCGAGGCGTGTTTCGACCGGATCGACCACACGGCCCTGATGGACCGGATGCGTCACCGGATCAGGGACAAACGCGTTCTCGCCCTGGTCAAGTCGTTTCTCAAAGCAGGAATCCTCAGCGAGGACGGCATCGACCGGGAAGCGCTCACCGGAACCCCGCAGGGCGGGATTCTGTCGCCTTTGCTGGCGAATATCGCCCTGTCGGTGCTCGATGACCACTATCAACACAAGTGGGATGCCTTCTCTGCCGGGAAGCCCTCGCCGAACGCGGGCTGGCAGGGACGGCAACGAGAGCGCCGCAACGGGGGCGCGACCTACCGGCTCGTCCGCTACGCGGACGATTTCGTGGTCCTGGTCAACGGCGAGAGACACCACGCCGAACAAGCCAGGACCGAGGTCGCGGACATTCTGGCCCCGATGGGTTTGACCCTGTCGGAGCCGAAAACCCATGTGGTGCACATGGATACCGGGTTCGACTTCCTCGGCTGGCGCATCCAGCGCCGGACGAAGCCGGGCACGGTGAACAAGGCAGTGATTCACACCTATCCGTCGAAGAAGTCGCTGGCTTCGATCATGCGGAAGGTGAAGTTTCACACGCGCAGATCCGCACCCTACAAGACGTTGGCCGACATGCTCTTTCACCTGAACCGAACGGTCCGGGGCTGGTGTCTCTATTTCCGACACGGTGTCTCGTTTGCTACCTACCGCTACCTGCAGCACTACACGTGGGTTCGCGCCATGAGGTGGCTCTACAAGAGACACTCGCGCCTGAGCTGGCGCAAAGTGCTTCGCCGGTATTGCACCCCGGCTCCGATGCGCCGCCCAGCAGAGAACGGGATCGTGCTCTATAACCCGACCGACACCGGAATCGAACGCTACCGGTGGCGTGGCTACACCATCCCGACACCCTGGAGCAACGCGGCACAACGTCTGGCGACAACCACGCCAGCATGA
- a CDS encoding LLM class flavin-dependent oxidoreductase, protein MDIGIALPTMCRGYDRRATVEWSRLADEGPVSSISCGERMTFHNPEMWTTLAAAAAVTERVRIIANLSVLPAHPVALVAKQAATIDVLSEGRFTLGVGVGGRADDYRSLAAGFGRRHARLDRAVAELRSLWAGEPPSDGTDPIGPPCVQPGGPSVLAGALGPKSLARAARWADGVVSFSVGGTSQEIAWSADAARRAWAEAGREAPRLVSGCFYVLGVPEPERVLRDFASEYLGFLGAENASGAAASMKTYEADTLHRTLDAAEAAGLDEFILVPGSADRAVLESTLELIRSR, encoded by the coding sequence ATGGATATCGGAATCGCGTTGCCCACCATGTGCCGAGGCTACGACCGGCGGGCCACTGTCGAATGGAGTCGGCTCGCCGACGAGGGGCCGGTGTCGAGTATCTCGTGCGGCGAGCGCATGACCTTCCACAATCCGGAGATGTGGACGACCCTGGCGGCCGCTGCCGCGGTGACCGAGCGGGTACGGATCATCGCCAATCTCTCGGTGCTGCCGGCGCATCCGGTGGCACTGGTGGCCAAGCAGGCCGCGACGATCGACGTCCTGTCCGAGGGCCGGTTCACCCTCGGTGTGGGCGTCGGCGGGCGGGCCGATGACTACCGCAGTCTCGCAGCGGGATTCGGCCGCCGCCACGCGCGGCTGGATCGCGCCGTGGCCGAGCTGCGATCGCTGTGGGCGGGCGAACCACCGTCGGACGGAACCGATCCGATCGGACCGCCCTGCGTCCAGCCCGGTGGTCCGTCCGTCCTTGCCGGGGCGCTCGGGCCGAAATCGCTTGCCCGCGCGGCGCGGTGGGCAGACGGAGTGGTGTCGTTCAGCGTCGGCGGGACTTCTCAGGAGATCGCCTGGTCGGCCGACGCGGCGCGGCGGGCCTGGGCGGAGGCTGGCCGCGAGGCGCCGCGATTGGTGAGTGGTTGTTTCTACGTGCTCGGTGTGCCGGAGCCCGAGCGTGTGCTGCGCGACTTCGCTTCCGAGTATCTGGGATTCCTCGGTGCCGAGAACGCTTCGGGCGCAGCCGCTTCGATGAAGACCTACGAAGCCGATACGCTGCACCGAACTCTCGACGCCGCCGAGGCCGCCGGACTCGACGAGTTCATCCTGGTTCCGGGATCCGCCGACCGTGCGGTCCTGGAGTCGACGCTGGAGTTGATCCGCTCTCGCTGA
- a CDS encoding AraC family transcriptional regulator: MTSPVTTSTPYRADSSCSGAKGDSYLALTSPRNGLSISELAAYWQFADRSHFIRAFKKAYGRTPGEYARSVDSDDRFSESGSTPASTPGPHGRRIPEPG, encoded by the coding sequence GTGACCAGTCCGGTCACGACAAGCACACCGTATCGGGCGGACAGTTCATGCTCCGGCGCCAAGGGAGACTCGTACCTCGCCCTCACATCGCCGCGCAACGGGCTGAGCATCTCGGAACTCGCCGCCTATTGGCAGTTCGCGGATCGAAGTCACTTCATCCGGGCGTTCAAGAAGGCCTACGGCCGGACCCCCGGCGAATACGCCCGCTCCGTCGACTCGGATGACCGGTTCAGCGAGAGCGGATCAACTCCAGCGTCGACTCCAGGACCGCACGGTCGGCGGATCCCGGAACCAGGATGA